The window GTTTCAAAAAGATTCGTTTGAGTTAAGGTTTCAAAAAAAATAGCATGTTTTCAACTCATTTTAATTCAAATTGATATGGAAAAAAAGACTTTTACCATTGTTGCAGAAGATTACCAAGAAGATCAGCAAACTTATCATACTCTCGTGGGAAAGCTTGCAGACAAAGTGATCGAATGGACTGACTATTTACTGTTTAGAAAAATCAATAAGTACTTATGACTTGATGGAGCATTCTCAAAACGATAGTGCCATTTGTGAGAAGATTTCGGAAGCTTTTTCTTTGAGAAAAGCAAAGCTCTTGACACGTGCAATCAATCAAGGTGGTGGCAAAGCCATTTACATGGATGCTTTTACGGGTAAGATTCTTTGGAGTGGTGATCCTTTTGAGTTTGGATACGTGTATAGTCCGGTTCAGATTTACGATACTTATAAGGATTTGCTGTCAGCAGATCAAATTGCAGAGATTGTCAATTGTACTGCAAATGTGATCGTAAGCTTGAGTGTGATCTTAGAATCACTTCAAGAGCAGGATCCTGAAAGTTGGCTCGCCCAAGAAGAGCAGATGAAGGCTTTTGACTTGGATAATTCTTTGGCAAGAAGATGTATTCATTCAGCCAAAACAGCCATTTCCAAAGCTGCTGAAAAATACTTGAATACTTGATCTGTCTTTAATATCATTTAAAGAATAAGGATATGTAGAAAACAAAAAAGAGCTCAAAAGGCTCTTTTTTGTTTCTTTTCAATCTCTATATCAAATTTTTTTCCATCACTACATAGTCCATTCCAGACTTTTGAAAGGTTTGTTTGGTTGTGGTTAAGCCAAAGCCTGAATAAAAATCTACTTTTGCTACTCGGGCATTGCACCAGATTTTGGAAATTTTCTTTTTTTGAACATAACCAATCATGTAGACGAGCAACTTACTACCAAAACCTTTTCCCTGATATTCTGGCAAAGTTGCAAATTTTCTAAATTGAGCTCCTCCCTCTTTTTGAAAAACAGAAACTACCGAAACCAATTTTCTATCTGTAAATAATCCTAAGTGATAAGCATCCTCATCACCCGGAACTCTCACAAAATCTAAATCTTTGTCTGGCCACATAGCCTTTTGTCTGATTGGTAAAGCTTCTGAAACTGTTATTTCTTTTATTAACATGATATGATATAAGTGTTAATCTGGGTTAGACTGTAAAAATAGTACTTTTTTTAA is drawn from Belliella baltica DSM 15883 and contains these coding sequences:
- a CDS encoding GNAT family N-acetyltransferase, with protein sequence MLIKEITVSEALPIRQKAMWPDKDLDFVRVPGDEDAYHLGLFTDRKLVSVVSVFQKEGGAQFRKFATLPEYQGKGFGSKLLVYMIGYVQKKKISKIWCNARVAKVDFYSGFGLTTTKQTFQKSGMDYVVMEKNLI